One window from the genome of Pantoea cypripedii encodes:
- the mglB gene encoding galactose/glucose ABC transporter substrate-binding protein MglB translates to MNKKVFTLTALVASMMFGATAHAADARIGVTIYKYDDNFMSMVRKDIESEAKKIGGVQLLMNDSQNDQSKQNDQIDVLMAKGVKALAINLVDPAAAAVVIDKAKANDVPVVFFNKEPNAKVLASYDKAYYVGTDSKESGVIQGKLIEKHWKATPAWDLNKDGEIQFVLLKGEPGHPDAEARTKYVIDTLNKDGIKTQQLAMDTAMWDTAQAKDKMDAWLSGPNAKKIEVVIANNDAMAMGAVEALKAHNMTSIPVFGVDALPEALALIKSGALAGTVLNDAENQAKATLDMAKNLADGKPATEGTSFKMVDKIVRVPYVPVDKDNLSQFVK, encoded by the coding sequence ATGAATAAGAAGGTTTTCACGCTCACAGCACTGGTTGCCAGCATGATGTTTGGTGCGACTGCACACGCCGCAGATGCCCGCATTGGCGTCACCATTTACAAATATGACGACAACTTTATGTCCATGGTGCGTAAGGACATTGAGAGTGAAGCGAAGAAAATTGGTGGCGTACAGCTGCTGATGAATGACTCGCAGAATGACCAGTCAAAACAGAACGATCAGATTGACGTGCTGATGGCTAAAGGCGTGAAAGCGCTGGCGATCAACCTGGTAGATCCGGCTGCTGCTGCAGTGGTCATTGATAAAGCGAAAGCCAATGATGTACCGGTGGTGTTCTTCAACAAAGAACCGAACGCTAAAGTGCTGGCCAGCTATGACAAAGCCTACTACGTGGGTACCGACTCCAAAGAGTCTGGCGTAATCCAGGGCAAACTGATTGAGAAACACTGGAAAGCGACCCCGGCATGGGATCTGAACAAAGATGGCGAAATCCAGTTCGTGCTGCTGAAAGGCGAGCCGGGCCATCCGGATGCCGAAGCACGTACTAAATACGTTATCGATACCCTGAACAAAGACGGCATCAAAACGCAGCAGTTAGCGATGGATACCGCAATGTGGGATACCGCACAGGCGAAAGACAAAATGGACGCCTGGCTGTCAGGCCCGAACGCGAAGAAAATCGAAGTGGTTATCGCCAACAACGACGCCATGGCAATGGGTGCAGTTGAAGCGCTGAAAGCGCACAACATGACCTCTATCCCGGTGTTCGGTGTTGATGCCCTGCCAGAAGCTCTGGCGCTGATCAAATCTGGCGCACTGGCCGGTACCGTGCTGAACGATGCGGAAAACCAGGCGAAAGCGACGCTGGATATGGCGAAAAATCTGGCTGATGGTAAGCCTGCGACCGAAGGCACCAGCTTCAAGATGGTTGATAAGATCGTCCGCGTTCCTTATGTACCGGTAGATAAAGATAATCTGTCTCAGTTTGTGAAGTAA
- the galS gene encoding HTH-type transcriptional regulator GalS — MITIRDVARQAGVSVATVSRVLNNSSAVTADTRDAVLQAVDTLGYRPNANAQALATQVSDTIGVVVMDVSDPFFGALVKSVDTVAQRMQKHVLISNSWHLEEKERHAIEVLIRQRCNALVVHAKTLSDAELAHFLEQVPGMVLINRTIPGFEHRCVCLDNVTGALVATRMLLQQGHQRIGFLSSSHPIEDVAQRREGWLQALAEQGIRPPESWIAQAEPDMQGGEAAMVELLGRNQHLTAVFSYNDGMAAGALTALKDNGIQVPQHFSVIGFDDIPISRYTDPQLTTVRYPIVSMAKLATELALKGAAGELDQNATHCFMPTLVRRHSVAQRQNVESVTNSGDGAV; from the coding sequence ATGATAACGATTCGTGATGTCGCCCGTCAGGCCGGCGTGTCGGTAGCCACCGTCTCGCGTGTGCTCAATAACAGCAGTGCCGTTACCGCGGATACCCGCGACGCCGTGCTCCAGGCGGTAGATACCCTCGGCTATCGGCCAAATGCCAATGCCCAGGCACTGGCTACTCAGGTCAGCGATACCATTGGCGTGGTGGTCATGGACGTCTCCGACCCCTTTTTTGGTGCGCTGGTGAAATCGGTGGATACCGTGGCCCAGCGCATGCAAAAGCATGTGTTAATCAGCAATTCGTGGCATCTGGAAGAGAAAGAACGCCATGCCATTGAGGTGCTGATCCGCCAGCGTTGCAACGCGCTGGTGGTGCACGCGAAAACGCTTTCAGACGCCGAACTGGCGCATTTCCTCGAACAGGTTCCTGGTATGGTACTGATAAACCGTACTATTCCGGGTTTTGAACATCGTTGCGTCTGTCTCGATAACGTGACCGGTGCGCTGGTTGCTACGCGCATGCTGTTACAACAGGGGCATCAACGCATTGGTTTTCTCAGCTCCAGCCACCCGATTGAAGATGTGGCCCAGCGACGTGAAGGCTGGCTCCAGGCCCTGGCAGAGCAGGGCATTCGCCCGCCTGAGAGCTGGATCGCCCAGGCCGAGCCAGATATGCAGGGCGGCGAAGCGGCGATGGTGGAGTTACTGGGACGTAACCAACATTTAACCGCGGTATTTTCCTACAACGACGGCATGGCCGCAGGCGCGCTCACGGCACTGAAAGATAATGGTATTCAGGTACCTCAACACTTCTCCGTCATCGGTTTTGATGATATTCCCATCTCACGTTATACCGATCCGCAGTTAACGACTGTGCGCTATCCCATTGTTTCTATGGCGAAACTGGCCACCGAGCTGGCGCTGAAAGGCGCAGCCGGAGAACTGGACCAGAATGCAACGCATTGCTTTATGCCGACGCTGGTGCGCCGCCATTCGGTAGCCCAGCGGCAAAATGTGGAGTCTGTCACTAATTCAGGCGATGGGGCTGTGTAA
- a CDS encoding ABC transporter ATP-binding protein, with amino-acid sequence MEQGLSLSHFYAGYPKRKVIEDLNVPQLPRGKITVLLGPNGCGKSTLLRALAGLSKGQGELWLNGEELMTQPFARRAQRVVYLPQTLPAGVHLHVLESIIVAQRASGGLHSAASETEIMHLLEQLGIAHLAMRYLDQLSGGQKQLVGLAQSLIRRPELLLLDEPLSALDLNYQFHVMDLVRRETRLRNIVTVVVVHDINIALRHADHALMLKNGTLLADGAPAQVITPDTLAQVYGVRGRIECCSQGMPQVMIDGLVAESII; translated from the coding sequence ATGGAACAGGGATTAAGCCTCAGCCATTTTTACGCGGGCTATCCGAAGCGTAAAGTCATCGAGGACCTCAACGTTCCACAGCTGCCGCGTGGCAAGATCACCGTACTGCTGGGGCCGAACGGTTGTGGCAAATCGACGCTGCTGCGCGCACTGGCGGGTTTGAGCAAAGGGCAGGGCGAGCTTTGGCTGAACGGTGAAGAATTAATGACTCAGCCGTTTGCCCGTCGTGCGCAGCGCGTGGTGTACCTGCCGCAAACGCTGCCTGCCGGGGTGCATCTGCACGTGCTGGAATCAATCATCGTGGCACAGCGCGCCTCAGGCGGTTTGCATAGTGCTGCCAGCGAGACCGAGATTATGCATCTGCTGGAGCAGCTCGGCATCGCTCACCTGGCAATGCGCTATCTGGATCAGCTTTCCGGCGGACAGAAGCAGCTGGTGGGTCTGGCCCAGTCGCTGATTCGTCGTCCCGAGCTGTTGCTGCTGGATGAGCCGCTCAGCGCGCTGGATCTCAATTACCAGTTCCACGTGATGGACCTGGTACGCCGTGAAACGCGGCTGCGTAATATCGTTACGGTGGTTGTGGTGCATGATATTAACATCGCCCTGCGCCATGCTGACCACGCCCTGATGCTGAAGAACGGCACTTTGCTGGCCGATGGCGCACCGGCGCAGGTCATTACCCCGGATACGCTGGCGCAGGTTTACGGTGTGCGTGGCCGTATCGAATGTTGCTCACAGGGGATGCCGCAGGTCATGATTGATGGCCTGGTAGCGGAGTCGATTATTTAG
- a CDS encoding YbfB/YjiJ family MFS transporter — translation MAFRVALSAFLSLVVAMGIGRFAFTPQVPLMIQDHQLTLTSASLVAALNYLGYLCGSFDAMRARTRVEWRLQLGIWGAVVLTLLSACVSGPWLHGLIRFLIGAASGWAMVLVAAWSNEQLLHHGRPGLSAAVFAGPGTGIFLSGMLAVLLHATGASAALAWGAYGLLALLLIAAIARFLPRHGQLHRPDQAPEPLVLNSNLKRLVLSYSLAGFGYILPATFLSQMAAARFPHSAFAQFVWPVFGGAAVIGILLGIITRHWGSSHLRLALVLWAQALGVIAASVLPGLNGLMIGAVLIGGGFLCVVQLTLQYGRELAPQHTRYLAGLLTTGYAVGQLGGPLLSWLSSLLWHQLEPALWVAGAGLLLAGALVLRRSTP, via the coding sequence ATGGCGTTTCGCGTTGCACTCAGTGCGTTCTTAAGTTTAGTGGTTGCGATGGGGATTGGGCGGTTTGCTTTTACGCCACAGGTCCCATTAATGATTCAGGACCATCAGCTGACGCTGACCAGTGCCAGCCTGGTGGCGGCCCTGAATTATCTGGGGTATTTATGCGGCTCGTTTGATGCCATGCGCGCACGCACACGCGTCGAATGGCGTTTGCAGCTGGGGATTTGGGGCGCGGTGGTGTTGACGTTGCTCTCCGCCTGCGTATCCGGTCCGTGGCTGCATGGTCTGATTCGTTTTCTGATCGGTGCTGCCAGCGGCTGGGCAATGGTGCTGGTGGCGGCGTGGAGCAATGAACAGCTGCTGCATCATGGACGTCCGGGATTGTCAGCGGCGGTATTTGCCGGGCCGGGCACCGGAATTTTCCTCAGCGGGATGCTGGCAGTGTTGCTACATGCCACGGGGGCCAGCGCCGCGCTGGCGTGGGGCGCGTATGGTTTGCTGGCGCTGCTGCTGATTGCGGCCATTGCCCGTTTCCTGCCCCGTCATGGCCAGCTGCACCGGCCCGATCAGGCCCCTGAGCCGCTGGTGCTGAATAGCAATCTGAAACGGCTGGTGCTGAGTTACAGCCTGGCCGGATTTGGTTACATTCTGCCCGCGACCTTTCTGTCGCAAATGGCGGCCGCGCGTTTCCCGCATAGCGCCTTCGCGCAGTTTGTCTGGCCGGTATTTGGCGGGGCGGCGGTCATCGGCATCCTGCTGGGGATCATTACCCGCCACTGGGGCAGCAGCCATCTCCGCCTGGCGCTGGTGTTGTGGGCGCAGGCACTGGGGGTGATCGCCGCAAGCGTGCTGCCAGGGTTGAATGGCCTGATGATCGGTGCCGTGCTGATCGGGGGTGGTTTCCTGTGCGTGGTACAACTGACGTTGCAATATGGTCGTGAGCTGGCTCCGCAGCATACTCGTTATCTGGCGGGGCTACTGACCACGGGTTATGCCGTCGGGCAACTCGGCGGACCACTGCTGTCGTGGCTCTCTTCTCTGCTGTGGCACCAGCTGGAACCGGCATTATGGGTAGCCGGAGCAGGTTTGCTGCTGGCGGGAGCGCTGGTGCTCCGTCGTAGCACGCCATGA
- the yeiB gene encoding DUF418 domain-containing protein YeiB has translation MQRYLALDFIRGCAILGILLLNIVGFGLPAAAYLNPAWQGDISLSDAWTWAVMDGLAQLKFLTLFALLFGAGLHMQIPRGSRWISARLSWLVLLGLIHALFFWEGDILLDYGLIGLVIWRMLREVPSNRALLQTGVLLYLVGCGVLLVFGAISTPQPSRSWLPGAADLQYERYWKLLGGWEAVQNRLDHLSSSLMALASQYGWQLAGLMLIGAALMRTGWLSGQFSVQHYRRAAVILLSVGWLIAIPGIIGQWHLGWEFIWSGFYLQVPRDIASPFISLGYAALCLGFWPQIAATRISFAIQCVGRMALSNYLLQTLICTTLFYRFGLFMQYDRLQLLAFVPPVWLVNILFSVLWLRRFRQGPMEWLWRKLTALAAGKTPNTIA, from the coding sequence ATGCAACGCTATCTCGCGCTGGATTTCATTCGTGGTTGCGCCATTCTCGGCATTCTGCTGTTAAACATCGTTGGCTTCGGCTTACCGGCCGCGGCATACCTGAATCCGGCCTGGCAGGGTGATATCTCGCTGTCTGATGCCTGGACCTGGGCGGTGATGGACGGACTGGCACAACTCAAATTCCTGACGCTCTTCGCGTTGCTGTTTGGAGCCGGGCTGCATATGCAGATTCCCCGTGGCAGCCGCTGGATTTCGGCGCGCTTATCGTGGCTGGTGCTGCTGGGTTTGATCCATGCGCTGTTTTTCTGGGAAGGGGATATCCTGCTGGATTACGGCCTGATTGGGCTGGTTATCTGGCGTATGTTACGTGAAGTTCCTTCGAATCGCGCATTGTTACAAACCGGCGTGCTGCTGTATCTGGTGGGGTGCGGCGTGCTGCTGGTGTTTGGCGCCATTTCCACCCCGCAACCGAGCCGTTCCTGGTTGCCGGGTGCGGCCGATCTCCAGTATGAACGTTACTGGAAGCTGTTGGGAGGCTGGGAAGCGGTGCAAAACCGTCTCGATCATCTCTCCTCCAGTTTGATGGCGCTGGCCTCGCAATACGGCTGGCAGCTGGCAGGCCTGATGCTGATTGGTGCTGCCCTGATGCGCACCGGCTGGCTAAGTGGGCAGTTCAGCGTGCAGCATTACCGCCGGGCAGCCGTGATATTGCTGAGCGTGGGCTGGCTGATCGCCATTCCGGGCATCATCGGGCAATGGCATCTTGGCTGGGAATTCATCTGGAGTGGTTTTTATTTGCAGGTGCCGCGTGATATCGCCAGCCCGTTTATCAGCCTCGGTTATGCTGCGCTGTGTCTTGGGTTCTGGCCACAGATTGCTGCAACGCGGATCAGTTTCGCCATTCAATGCGTCGGGCGAATGGCGCTGAGTAACTACCTGCTGCAGACCCTGATCTGCACCACGCTGTTTTATCGTTTCGGCTTGTTTATGCAGTATGACCGCCTGCAATTGCTGGCTTTTGTACCGCCTGTCTGGCTGGTTAATATCCTGTTTTCCGTGCTGTGGCTGCGTCGGTTCCGCCAGGGGCCGATGGAGTGGTTATGGCGCAAACTCACGGCACTTGCTGCGGGTAAAACGCCTAACACGATCGCGTAA
- a CDS encoding S-(hydroxymethyl)glutathione dehydrogenase/class III alcohol dehydrogenase has translation MNMIKTRAAVAWAAGEPLKIEEVDLMPPQKGEVLVRIVATGVCHTDAYTLSGADPEGVFPAILGHEGGGIVEAVGEGVTSVAVGDHVIPLYTPECGKCKFCLSGKTNLCQAIRATQGKGLMPDGTTRFFKDGQPIFHYMGTSTFSEYTVVPEISLAKISKEAPLEEVCLLGCGVTTGMGAVMNTAKVKEGDTVAIFGLGGIGLSAIIGAKMAKAGRIIGIDINTSKFDLARKLGATDLINPKDYEKPIQDVIVELTDGGVDYSFECIGNVNVMRSALECCHKGWGESVIIGVAGAGQEISTRPFQLVTGRVWRGSAFGGVKGRSQLPGIVQDYLDGKFALNDFITHTMPLEDINEAFELMHEGKSIRSVVHFNK, from the coding sequence ATGAACATGATTAAAACCCGTGCCGCCGTTGCCTGGGCAGCTGGCGAACCACTGAAAATCGAAGAAGTGGATCTGATGCCACCGCAGAAAGGCGAAGTGCTGGTGCGCATCGTGGCGACCGGTGTGTGCCATACCGATGCTTATACCCTGTCGGGGGCCGATCCGGAGGGCGTGTTCCCGGCGATTCTTGGTCATGAAGGTGGCGGCATCGTGGAAGCCGTGGGTGAAGGCGTCACCAGCGTAGCCGTCGGTGACCACGTGATCCCGTTGTATACCCCGGAATGTGGCAAATGTAAGTTCTGTCTGTCAGGCAAAACCAACCTGTGCCAGGCGATCCGCGCCACGCAAGGTAAAGGGTTGATGCCGGATGGCACCACGCGCTTCTTCAAAGACGGCCAGCCGATTTTCCACTATATGGGTACCTCCACTTTCTCTGAATACACTGTAGTCCCGGAGATTTCACTGGCGAAAATCAGCAAAGAAGCTCCGCTGGAAGAAGTCTGCCTGCTGGGTTGTGGCGTGACGACCGGCATGGGCGCGGTAATGAACACGGCCAAAGTGAAAGAAGGCGATACCGTGGCCATTTTCGGTCTCGGTGGTATCGGCCTGTCAGCGATTATCGGCGCGAAAATGGCGAAGGCCGGTCGCATTATTGGTATCGATATCAACACCAGCAAATTCGACCTGGCGCGCAAACTGGGCGCAACCGATCTGATTAATCCAAAAGATTATGAGAAGCCGATTCAGGACGTGATCGTTGAGCTGACTGATGGCGGCGTAGATTACTCGTTTGAGTGTATCGGTAACGTTAACGTGATGCGTTCCGCGCTGGAGTGCTGCCACAAGGGTTGGGGTGAATCGGTGATTATCGGCGTCGCTGGTGCCGGTCAGGAAATCTCCACCCGTCCGTTCCAGCTGGTTACCGGTCGCGTCTGGCGTGGTTCGGCATTCGGCGGCGTAAAAGGCCGTTCACAGCTGCCAGGCATTGTGCAGGATTACCTCGACGGTAAATTCGCGCTCAATGACTTCATTACCCATACCATGCCGCTGGAAGATATCAACGAAGCGTTTGAGTTGATGCACGAAGGGAAATCAATCCGTTCCGTGGTGCATTTCAACAAATAA
- the mglA gene encoding galactose/methyl galactoside ABC transporter ATP-binding protein MglA: MASDNPTTQREYLLEMTNVSKSFPGVKALDNVNLKVRPHSVHALMGENGAGKSTLLKCLFGIYKKDTGSILFQGEEIDYKSSKEALENGVSMVHQELNLVLQRSVMDNMWLGRYPRKGVFVDQDKMYRDTKAIFEELDIDIDPRDKVANLSVSQMQMIEIAKAFSYDAKIVIMDEPTSSLTEKEVNHLFTIIRKLKDRGCGIVYISHKMEEIFQLCDEITILRDGQWIATQPLEGLDMDKIIAMMVGRSLNQRFPDKINVPGEVILEVRHLTSLRQPSIRDISFDLHKGEILGIAGLVGAKRTDIVETLFGIREKSGGTIKLHGKAINNHSANEAINHGFALVTEERRSTGIYAYLDIGFNSLISNIRKYKNNMGLLDNKRMKSDTQWVIDAMRVKTPGHHTQIGSLSGGNQQKVIIGRWLLTQPEILMLDEPTRGIDVGAKFEIYQLIAELAKKEKGIIIISSEMPELLGITDRILVMSNGQVAGIVDTKTTTQNEILRLASLHL, translated from the coding sequence ATGGCCAGTGATAATCCGACCACACAGCGTGAATATCTGCTGGAGATGACGAATGTCTCGAAATCATTTCCAGGGGTTAAAGCCTTAGATAATGTGAATTTAAAAGTGCGGCCTCACTCGGTTCACGCATTAATGGGTGAAAACGGTGCCGGCAAATCCACATTATTAAAATGTCTGTTTGGGATTTATAAAAAGGATACGGGGAGCATCCTGTTTCAGGGTGAAGAAATTGATTACAAAAGTTCCAAAGAAGCGCTGGAAAATGGCGTGTCGATGGTGCATCAGGAATTAAACCTGGTTCTGCAACGCAGCGTGATGGATAACATGTGGCTTGGCCGCTATCCCCGCAAAGGCGTATTTGTGGATCAGGACAAAATGTATCGTGATACTAAGGCGATCTTTGAAGAACTGGATATCGATATTGATCCACGCGATAAAGTTGCCAATCTTTCTGTTTCACAGATGCAGATGATTGAAATCGCCAAAGCTTTTTCCTATGACGCCAAAATCGTTATTATGGATGAGCCAACATCATCGCTGACGGAAAAAGAAGTTAATCATCTTTTCACTATCATTCGTAAGCTGAAAGATCGTGGCTGCGGTATTGTGTATATCTCGCATAAGATGGAAGAAATTTTTCAGCTGTGTGATGAAATAACTATCCTGCGCGACGGACAATGGATTGCCACCCAGCCACTGGAAGGGCTGGATATGGATAAGATCATCGCCATGATGGTTGGCCGTTCACTGAACCAGCGCTTCCCGGACAAAATTAACGTACCCGGTGAAGTGATTCTGGAAGTGCGTCATTTGACGTCGCTGCGCCAGCCGTCGATTCGCGATATCTCGTTTGATCTGCATAAAGGTGAAATTCTTGGCATTGCCGGGCTGGTGGGTGCTAAGCGTACTGATATCGTCGAGACCCTGTTTGGTATTCGCGAGAAATCAGGCGGCACCATTAAGCTGCATGGTAAAGCGATTAATAACCACAGCGCTAACGAAGCCATTAACCATGGTTTTGCCCTGGTCACGGAAGAGCGCCGTTCCACCGGTATTTATGCTTACCTCGATATTGGTTTTAACTCACTTATTTCCAATATCAGAAAGTATAAAAACAACATGGGGCTGCTGGACAATAAACGGATGAAAAGCGATACCCAATGGGTTATTGATGCGATGCGGGTGAAAACCCCGGGTCATCATACGCAAATTGGATCGCTCTCTGGGGGTAACCAGCAAAAGGTGATTATTGGCCGCTGGTTATTAACTCAGCCGGAAATTCTGATGCTGGATGAACCGACGCGCGGTATTGACGTCGGTGCAAAATTCGAGATTTACCAGCTGATTGCCGAGCTGGCGAAGAAAGAAAAAGGCATCATTATTATCTCTTCTGAAATGCCAGAACTGTTGGGCATTACCGATCGCATTCTGGTGATGAGTAATGGACAGGTAGCGGGCATTGTTGATACTAAAACGACCACGCAGAATGAAATCCTGCGTTTAGCGTCATTACACCTTTAA
- the fghA gene encoding S-formylglutathione hydrolase, with product MATTLELLEEHRMFGGWQQRWRHASSVLNCPMTFSIFLPPPRDDTPPPVVWFFAGLTCTDENFTTKAGAQRVAAELGLVLIMPDTSPRGDDVANDSGYDLGQGAGFYLNATQQPWAANYRMFDYVSHELPALVADNFKLSERHAVMGHSMGGHGALLLALRLGGRFASASAFAPIVNPTEVPWGQKAFSAYLGDDRASWHQYDSCLLMQEVEHRLPILIDQGDSDQFLADQLRPERLEAVAREQGFPLELRIQPGYDHSYFFIASFVEDHLRFHAKHLLV from the coding sequence ATGGCAACCACGCTGGAATTGCTTGAAGAACATCGCATGTTTGGCGGCTGGCAACAGCGCTGGCGGCATGCTTCATCGGTGCTTAATTGCCCGATGACGTTCAGCATTTTTCTGCCACCGCCCAGGGACGACACACCGCCGCCGGTAGTGTGGTTCTTCGCCGGGCTGACCTGCACCGATGAGAACTTCACCACCAAAGCGGGCGCTCAACGCGTTGCGGCGGAACTGGGTCTGGTGCTGATTATGCCGGATACCAGCCCGCGCGGTGACGATGTAGCCAATGACAGCGGTTACGACCTCGGTCAGGGTGCGGGATTCTATCTCAACGCCACACAACAACCGTGGGCGGCGAACTATCGCATGTTTGATTACGTCAGCCATGAGTTACCGGCGCTGGTCGCCGATAACTTTAAGCTGAGCGAGCGACATGCGGTAATGGGGCATTCGATGGGGGGTCATGGTGCCCTGCTGCTGGCGCTGCGTCTTGGCGGGCGTTTTGCTTCGGCTTCGGCCTTTGCGCCAATCGTCAACCCAACCGAAGTCCCCTGGGGACAGAAAGCGTTCAGCGCCTATCTCGGTGACGATCGCGCCAGCTGGCACCAATACGATAGCTGCCTGCTGATGCAAGAAGTAGAACATCGTCTGCCGATCCTGATTGACCAGGGCGACAGCGATCAGTTCCTTGCCGATCAGCTGCGTCCGGAACGTCTGGAGGCGGTGGCACGTGAGCAGGGTTTCCCGCTGGAATTACGTATTCAGCCGGGATACGACCATAGCTACTTCTTTATCGCCAGTTTTGTTGAAGACCATCTGCGTTTTCACGCGAAACATTTGCTGGTGTAG
- the folE gene encoding GTP cyclohydrolase I FolE codes for MSTLSQEAALVHEALLARGLETPLRAPVREMDDETRKRQIAGHMTEIMQLLNLDLEDDSLMETPHRIAKMYVDEIFSGLDYANFPKITVIENKMKVDEMVTVRDITLTSTCEHHFVIIDGKATVAYIPKDKVIGLSKINRIVQFFAQRPQVQERLTQQVLIALQTLLGTNNVAVSIDAVHYCVKARGVKDATSATTTTSLGGLFKSSQNTRQEFLRAVRHN; via the coding sequence ATGAGCACCTTAAGTCAGGAAGCCGCCCTGGTTCATGAAGCGCTGCTGGCGCGTGGCCTGGAAACGCCGTTACGCGCCCCGGTGCGTGAAATGGACGATGAAACCCGCAAACGTCAGATCGCCGGTCATATGACCGAAATCATGCAACTGCTGAATCTTGACCTGGAAGATGACAGCCTGATGGAGACCCCTCATCGCATCGCTAAGATGTATGTTGATGAAATTTTTTCAGGTCTCGACTACGCCAACTTCCCCAAAATCACCGTTATCGAAAACAAGATGAAGGTTGATGAGATGGTAACGGTGCGTGATATCACGTTGACCAGTACCTGCGAACATCACTTCGTGATCATTGATGGTAAAGCGACTGTCGCTTACATCCCGAAAGATAAAGTGATTGGCCTGTCGAAAATCAACCGCATCGTGCAGTTCTTTGCGCAGCGTCCACAGGTGCAGGAGCGTTTGACTCAGCAGGTGCTGATCGCGTTACAGACCCTGCTGGGTACCAACAATGTGGCGGTGTCGATTGATGCGGTGCATTACTGTGTCAAAGCGCGCGGTGTGAAAGATGCTACCAGCGCCACCACCACCACCTCGTTAGGTGGCTTGTTTAAATCCAGTCAGAATACTCGTCAGGAGTTTCTGCGCGCGGTACGTCATAACTAA
- the ptrR gene encoding putrescine utilization regulator PtrR, with product MDLVQLRMFCSVAETGSLVRAAEQLHRVPSNLTTRLRQLEEELGVDLFIREKQRIRLSPMGHNFLNYAQRILALSDEALSMARAGEPGGNFALGSMESTAATRLPGLLAAYHQRFPSVALSLITGTSGEIIDKVREGTLAAALVDGPVTHDDLNGCIAFREEMVLITSLEHKPITNARDTQGDTLFAFRNSCSYRVKLESWYRDSQTAPDNVMEIQSYHAMMACVAGGAGVAMIPASVLNQMPGKVRVQEHALPPAYRDTATWLMWRRDAFTPNVEALKYLIIELFDDRPLNDELMHPLHATE from the coding sequence ATGGATCTGGTCCAACTACGCATGTTCTGTTCTGTGGCTGAAACCGGCTCGCTGGTTCGTGCGGCAGAACAGCTGCATCGGGTTCCCTCGAACCTCACCACCCGTCTGCGCCAGCTGGAAGAAGAGTTGGGCGTGGATCTGTTTATCCGCGAGAAGCAACGCATCCGCCTGTCGCCGATGGGCCATAACTTTCTCAACTATGCCCAGCGTATTCTGGCACTGAGCGATGAAGCGCTGAGTATGGCACGCGCCGGTGAACCCGGTGGCAATTTTGCTCTTGGTTCAATGGAAAGCACCGCAGCAACACGCCTGCCAGGCTTGCTGGCGGCGTATCACCAGCGTTTTCCCTCGGTGGCACTGTCGCTGATTACCGGCACCTCGGGCGAAATCATCGATAAAGTGCGCGAAGGCACGCTGGCGGCCGCGCTGGTCGATGGCCCGGTGACCCACGATGATCTCAACGGCTGTATCGCCTTTCGTGAGGAGATGGTGTTAATCACCAGCCTCGAACATAAGCCGATCACCAATGCGCGGGATACGCAGGGCGATACACTGTTCGCCTTTCGTAACAGCTGCTCGTATCGCGTCAAACTGGAATCCTGGTATCGCGACAGCCAGACCGCGCCGGATAACGTGATGGAAATCCAGTCTTATCACGCCATGATGGCCTGCGTTGCAGGTGGTGCGGGTGTGGCGATGATTCCGGCATCGGTGCTGAACCAGATGCCGGGCAAAGTCCGGGTACAGGAACATGCGCTGCCACCGGCGTACCGTGATACCGCCACCTGGCTCATGTGGCGTCGGGATGCGTTCACCCCCAATGTCGAAGCATTGAAGTATTTGATTATTGAATTATTTGATGACCGGCCGCTCAACGATGAGCTGATGCATCCGCTGCATGCGACCGAGTAA